One Candidatus Saccharibacteria bacterium RAAC3_TM7_1 genomic region harbors:
- a CDS encoding Crossover junction endodeoxyribonuclease RuvC (RAAC3_TM7_1_173): MSYTKDMRIIGIDPGTGILGFGVIDVIKGKSVLVTAGVIRTPAHTPLDVRLEEIYDGLQEIIGETKPTVMSIEKLYFARNVTTAIGVSHARGVAMLAGKKARLELAEYTPLQIKQTLTGYGKADKKQVQEMVRLQLGLREVPKPDDAADALAAAITYQMMTRTR; encoded by the coding sequence ATGTCGTATACTAAAGACATGAGAATTATCGGTATTGATCCAGGCACAGGCATCTTGGGCTTCGGCGTTATCGACGTCATAAAAGGCAAGAGCGTACTGGTGACGGCCGGCGTTATTCGCACACCTGCACACACGCCACTTGATGTTCGCCTCGAAGAGATCTATGACGGCTTGCAGGAAATCATAGGGGAAACGAAACCGACAGTTATGTCGATCGAAAAACTGTATTTTGCTCGCAATGTCACGACGGCGATCGGCGTGTCACATGCCCGGGGCGTCGCAATGCTGGCGGGGAAGAAGGCGCGGCTCGAACTGGCCGAATATACACCCCTCCAAATTAAGCAGACGTTGACCGGCTATGGCAAAGCAGATAAAAAGCAAGTACAGGAAATGGTACGCTTGCAACTGGGGCTAAGAGAGGTGCCAAAGCCCGATGACGCCGCCGATGCATTGGCGGCAGCGATTACCTACCAAATGATGACACGCACCCGCTAA
- a CDS encoding hypothetical protein (RAAC3_TM7_1_168): MENDTNNQSGRWKDTKSHVTAAPESIPGENFDPRIRVELANEPHVVHTTRKDSGHSDEVARRYEESKRHYPELNLSENEFIILDIRRHPIGLFIPVAVTGFLLALLIGLLLYYPAEGTTALGFNVLPYSIILLPVLLVMALVGIGGLVAVWVYLQNHLILTNESVIQRIQYSLFSKHEQTVSLGSIEDASFKQHGIIQMMFNYGLVRLSTEGEETTYRFRFVADPSKQIAVINNAIESFKNGRPIDPYET, encoded by the coding sequence ATGGAAAATGATACCAATAACCAATCAGGACGCTGGAAAGATACGAAGTCGCATGTTACGGCTGCACCAGAGTCAATCCCGGGCGAAAACTTTGATCCACGTATCCGAGTTGAACTCGCGAATGAACCCCACGTCGTTCACACGACGCGTAAAGACAGCGGTCATAGTGACGAGGTAGCGCGGCGCTACGAAGAGTCAAAGCGTCATTATCCCGAGCTAAACCTTAGCGAGAATGAATTTATCATCCTGGATATCAGGCGCCATCCGATCGGACTTTTCATCCCGGTAGCAGTAACCGGCTTTTTGCTGGCACTTCTGATCGGGTTACTTTTGTATTATCCGGCCGAAGGTACGACGGCGCTTGGCTTCAATGTCTTGCCGTATAGTATTATTCTCTTACCTGTACTGCTTGTCATGGCACTGGTCGGGATTGGTGGCTTGGTAGCCGTTTGGGTATATTTGCAGAATCACCTGATTCTGACTAACGAGAGTGTTATTCAGCGGATCCAATACAGCTTGTTTTCAAAGCACGAGCAAACCGTCAGTCTCGGCAGTATCGAAGACGCCAGCTTCAAACAGCACGGTATCATCCAAATGATGTTCAACTATGGACTGGTCAGGCTCAGTACGGAAGGCGAAGAGACCACCTATCGTTTCCGGTTTGTTGCCGACCCGAGCAAGCAAATTGCAGTTATCAATAACGCGATTGAGTCATTCAAAAACGGCCGACCGATTGACCCGTACGAAACCTAG
- a CDS encoding hypothetical protein (RAAC3_TM7_1_163), translated as MLLSFDRFLKQPVMSLQTGAELARTKDILVDPRNLTVVAYELDGTMLDERPSFLRVTDVREISNLGIIVDSSEEFVGLDDVIKLKEVYDFGFNLLGLAVVDDKEHKLGKITGYNLDGDSFTVAQLVVRRPLLKSLNETDLLIHRTQIVEVNNERIVVKSASDKSVVKESIREYANPFRASQRAQPEAIEQR; from the coding sequence ATGCTCCTCTCTTTTGATCGATTTTTAAAACAACCCGTCATGAGTCTGCAGACTGGCGCCGAACTGGCGCGTACAAAGGATATATTGGTCGATCCGCGGAATCTCACCGTCGTTGCCTACGAGCTCGATGGTACTATGCTTGATGAGCGTCCCTCATTCCTACGTGTTACCGATGTCCGCGAAATCAGCAACCTCGGTATTATTGTCGACAGTAGCGAAGAATTCGTCGGCCTCGACGATGTTATTAAGCTCAAGGAAGTTTACGATTTCGGCTTCAATCTGCTCGGTCTTGCTGTCGTTGACGACAAAGAGCACAAGCTCGGCAAGATCACTGGCTACAACCTCGATGGCGATAGTTTCACAGTTGCCCAGCTTGTGGTGCGTCGCCCCCTCCTCAAGAGCCTCAACGAAACCGACCTATTAATTCATCGTACCCAAATCGTCGAGGTCAATAATGAGCGTATCGTTGTGAAATCGGCGAGCGACAAGTCAGTCGTTAAAGAATCGATCCGTGAATACGCCAATCCTTTTCGTGCTTCGCAGCGTGCCCAGCCGGAAGCGATTGAGCAACGCTAG
- a CDS encoding hypothetical protein (RAAC3_TM7_1_167) codes for MKRRGFTVIELLVAIVLLTIIGTVFWYQKNNIEVAGRDDKRKIAVNAMYYGLEEVYYKQHGYYPQKVEKNTLASVDNSLLKDPRGTTIGSADSDYRYEAKNCTDTKCKSYTLRTILENEADYVKNSRHQ; via the coding sequence ATGAAACGACGTGGGTTTACCGTTATCGAGCTGCTAGTTGCGATCGTTCTGCTGACCATTATCGGCACGGTTTTTTGGTACCAGAAGAACAATATCGAGGTAGCTGGTCGTGACGATAAGCGGAAAATTGCCGTCAATGCTATGTACTACGGTCTTGAGGAAGTTTACTACAAGCAGCACGGCTACTACCCACAGAAAGTCGAGAAGAATACGCTTGCTTCTGTCGATAATTCCCTTTTAAAAGATCCTCGTGGCACCACGATCGGTTCAGCGGATTCAGACTATCGCTACGAGGCGAAAAACTGTACCGATACAAAATGTAAAAGCTATACGCTCCGTACAATCCTCGAAAACGAAGCGGACTACGTCAAAAATAGCCGCCACCAATAA
- a CDS encoding Holliday junction ATP-dependent DNA helicase RuvB (RAAC3_TM7_1_169), which produces MAIDRIIDTSLRDGDVDEQIIEVTLRPQRFDEYVGQERLKKNLKLAIEAAKKRGEPIDHVLLYGPPGLGKTTMANVIANEMGVSFRVTSGPAIERAGDLASILTNLADGDILFIDEIHRLSRAVEEVLYSAMEDFKLDIVIGKGPAARSVRLDLPKFTVIGATTRTGSLAAPLRDRFGHLYRLEFYTPEEIAQIIRRAATILSTKIHPESATLLSTRARLTPRIANRLLKRVRDYADVNGDGIIDTKITHQALEMMEIDELGLDPADRQMLRSIIDNYGSNPVGLNTIAALTGDEASTIEDFYEPYLMQIGFIERTPRGRKVTDKAHKHVGGKA; this is translated from the coding sequence ATGGCGATCGATAGAATTATTGACACAAGTCTACGCGACGGTGATGTTGACGAGCAGATTATCGAAGTAACACTTAGGCCGCAACGCTTTGATGAATATGTTGGGCAGGAACGACTGAAAAAAAACCTGAAGCTCGCGATCGAAGCGGCCAAAAAGCGCGGCGAACCGATCGACCATGTATTACTATACGGTCCACCGGGACTTGGCAAGACGACGATGGCTAATGTGATCGCTAATGAGATGGGTGTCAGTTTCCGGGTCACGAGTGGGCCGGCGATTGAACGCGCCGGCGACCTAGCGAGTATTCTTACCAACCTGGCCGACGGCGACATTCTGTTTATCGACGAAATTCATCGCCTCAGTCGAGCCGTTGAAGAGGTGCTCTATAGCGCGATGGAAGACTTTAAGCTCGACATTGTCATTGGCAAAGGTCCGGCAGCTCGCAGTGTGCGGCTGGATTTGCCAAAGTTTACCGTTATCGGCGCGACCACACGAACCGGCAGTCTGGCGGCACCACTACGCGATCGTTTCGGTCACCTGTATCGGTTGGAGTTTTATACACCGGAAGAAATCGCCCAAATCATCCGACGAGCCGCCACTATCCTAAGCACGAAAATCCATCCAGAATCGGCGACACTGCTATCGACACGAGCGCGGCTGACGCCACGTATTGCCAACCGACTCTTAAAACGCGTACGTGACTACGCCGATGTCAATGGTGATGGAATTATTGATACGAAGATCACCCACCAGGCGCTGGAGATGATGGAAATCGATGAGCTTGGCCTTGATCCGGCCGACCGGCAAATGCTGCGTAGTATCATCGACAACTATGGCTCTAACCCGGTCGGGTTAAACACCATCGCCGCCCTTACTGGTGACGAGGCTTCAACAATCGAAGATTTTTACGAGCCGTATCTAATGCAAATCGGTTTCATCGAGCGCACACCGCGCGGCCGTAAGGTGACTGATAAAGCACACAAGCACGTCGGCGGGAAGGCTTGA
- a CDS encoding hypothetical protein (RAAC3_TM7_1_162), with amino-acid sequence MEISLPVIKEEVARFLGRYHYLIFFVFIVSGLSVAIFVLNQTIIASDDADGYTSTTNTVQLDTATVNKLRELRSDDETSSQLDFGSGRISPF; translated from the coding sequence ATGGAAATATCACTGCCGGTCATTAAAGAAGAAGTAGCGCGCTTTTTAGGCCGTTATCACTACCTGATTTTCTTCGTATTTATCGTCAGTGGTCTCAGCGTCGCAATATTCGTCCTCAACCAAACCATTATCGCATCCGACGACGCGGACGGATACACATCTACTACCAATACTGTCCAGCTCGACACAGCAACAGTCAATAAACTGCGTGAGTTACGCAGCGATGATGAGACAAGCAGCCAACTAGATTTTGGTAGTGGTCGAATCAGTCCGTTTTAA
- a CDS encoding Holliday junction DNA helicase, subunit A (RAAC3_TM7_1_170), with amino-acid sequence MIAHVSGIVAEKFANSIIVDVGGVGYEVQVPLGDYEAALLSETVKLYTYHHVREQSQELFGFSSLAAKKLFEMLITVQGIGPKAALAILSLGTAEQVRNAIAHSDSAFVAGASGVGKKTAERVVVDLADKVGLPTHYDTGVPIQTELNTSDEALEALMALGYTLGDATKALEGIDSSLSTSQRVAKALRG; translated from the coding sequence ATGATTGCCCATGTTTCTGGAATCGTTGCCGAAAAATTTGCAAACTCCATCATCGTTGATGTTGGGGGAGTTGGCTATGAAGTACAAGTGCCGCTTGGAGACTATGAGGCGGCACTACTAAGTGAGACGGTAAAACTATATACCTATCATCATGTACGCGAACAGTCGCAGGAGCTGTTTGGTTTTTCTTCACTCGCCGCTAAGAAGCTGTTTGAAATGCTAATCACCGTGCAGGGCATTGGGCCGAAGGCTGCGCTGGCAATTCTCAGTCTCGGCACAGCCGAGCAAGTGCGAAACGCCATTGCTCATAGTGATAGCGCTTTTGTGGCAGGGGCAAGTGGTGTTGGTAAAAAGACGGCTGAACGAGTCGTCGTTGATCTCGCTGATAAGGTCGGTTTGCCGACACACTACGACACGGGCGTACCTATCCAGACTGAGCTGAACACTAGCGATGAAGCGCTCGAAGCGTTGATGGCATTGGGATACACGCTAGGTGACGCAACGAAGGCGCTCGAAGGAATCGATAGCAGCTTGTCGACGAGCCAGCGTGTGGCAAAGGCGTTGAGAGGCTAA
- a CDS encoding regulatory protein RecX (RAAC3_TM7_1_164) yields MKITDISIQAKNKDRVNISVDGKYRFSLDVFQVGELGIKVGNDYSDEELATFETESQFGKLYGRALEYTLMRPHSAKEIRDYLWRKTRDTKRRNQKTGEIVVREGASQAITDRVYARLLEKGYIDDEKFTRFWVENRNQAKGTSRRKLTAELRAKGVAQDIIDTALENSERSDEEELQKIIAKKRNKYDDEKLMQYLARQGFRYDDIKQALTY; encoded by the coding sequence ATGAAGATTACTGATATATCAATTCAGGCAAAAAACAAAGACCGCGTCAATATCTCGGTCGACGGCAAGTATCGCTTTTCGCTTGATGTTTTTCAGGTGGGCGAGCTGGGCATCAAGGTCGGCAATGATTATTCCGACGAAGAGTTGGCTACATTTGAGACTGAAAGTCAATTCGGCAAACTCTACGGACGAGCACTTGAATATACGCTGATGCGGCCGCATTCGGCCAAAGAAATTCGCGACTACTTGTGGCGCAAAACACGTGATACGAAGCGCCGCAATCAAAAGACCGGTGAAATTGTCGTGAGAGAAGGTGCTAGCCAAGCGATCACTGATCGCGTCTATGCACGGCTACTGGAAAAGGGTTACATCGACGATGAAAAATTTACCCGCTTCTGGGTGGAAAACCGCAATCAGGCCAAAGGCACAAGCCGACGTAAACTGACGGCTGAGCTACGCGCTAAGGGAGTAGCACAGGATATTATCGACACGGCGCTTGAAAACTCAGAGCGTTCTGATGAGGAAGAGCTGCAAAAAATTATCGCTAAAAAACGTAATAAGTACGATGATGAGAAATTGATGCAATATCTCGCGCGCCAAGGCTTCCGCTACGATGACATCAAACAGGCGCTAACATACTAG
- a CDS encoding hypothetical protein (RAAC3_TM7_1_172), with protein MNKLKSALIIGAGVATVGVGGGSLAATSSAMSGSTSASTSVHASWKDEFDTKLASALAAKYDLNTDEVKGVIDEVRAQIIDEKHFATLQQALSDGKITQDQYDYVVAAVKEIDSLRDDYRQATTDQQRADIKAELKTKTTDLRTWLEEQDISMSLLGGYMMENYYYHGSANMEHHWGR; from the coding sequence ATGAATAAACTAAAATCAGCTCTCATTATCGGAGCCGGTGTTGCGACAGTGGGAGTCGGAGGCGGAAGCCTCGCTGCCACCTCGTCGGCAATGAGCGGAAGTACCTCGGCCAGTACCTCGGTTCATGCCAGCTGGAAAGATGAGTTTGATACGAAACTGGCCAGTGCGTTGGCGGCCAAGTATGATCTGAACACTGATGAAGTGAAGGGTGTAATCGATGAAGTTCGCGCCCAGATAATCGATGAAAAGCATTTTGCTACACTACAACAAGCGCTTAGTGACGGCAAGATTACCCAGGATCAATACGATTACGTTGTCGCGGCGGTCAAGGAAATTGACAGTTTGCGTGACGACTATCGCCAAGCGACAACCGATCAGCAGCGTGCTGATATAAAGGCGGAACTCAAGACAAAAACGACCGATCTCCGGACGTGGTTAGAGGAGCAGGATATTTCTATGAGCCTTCTAGGCGGCTATATGATGGAGAATTATTACTACCATGGCTCCGCTAATATGGAACATCACTGGGGGCGTTAG
- a CDS encoding hypothetical protein (RAAC3_TM7_1_165), with the protein MQDYSLSLIPPEVLANKARTLSEDLRLNFGEYIPHVTLCWAGNDVQDIQFSPSGNKYLIHIRGFYCDVDQKDRVWVGLRVELTDELVKLRAEYISDDAVRSGKLYFPHLTLGCITKESLEGVSFSPLKDLAAVNGAYEFSLHLCHNGKFGKVIEVLS; encoded by the coding sequence GTGCAGGATTACTCGTTAAGTCTTATCCCGCCGGAAGTACTTGCAAATAAGGCTCGAACACTTTCAGAAGACTTAAGGCTGAATTTTGGGGAATATATACCACATGTGACTCTGTGCTGGGCTGGAAATGATGTTCAAGATATTCAGTTTTCGCCCAGCGGTAATAAGTATCTAATTCACATTAGAGGGTTTTACTGCGATGTCGATCAGAAAGACCGAGTCTGGGTAGGGCTAAGGGTTGAATTAACTGATGAATTGGTTAAATTACGAGCTGAATATATAAGTGATGATGCCGTAAGGTCTGGGAAACTATATTTTCCACATCTTACACTAGGGTGCATCACCAAAGAATCTCTCGAAGGTGTTAGCTTCTCGCCGCTGAAAGACCTTGCGGCTGTCAATGGAGCATATGAGTTTAGCCTTCACCTGTGCCACAACGGTAAGTTTGGTAAGGTCATTGAAGTCTTGAGCTAA
- a CDS encoding penicillin-binding protein, 1A family, nonfunctional (RAAC3_TM7_1_171), with amino-acid sequence MYRQGKYTKKVGPLAASKQFLDRRWKWFKKLSRPKKALVIGAPILAFLIITPLVTYISYYNDIGNTERLMNRNNTGIVLEDRNGKAFFSSGRAVHRTLVPLDKISDNLEHALIASEDKDFYRHEGFSVAGIFRSLFKNVSSGKIAGGGSTLTQQLAKNTLLTEQQTILRKYQELTISIAIEQRYSKDEILDMYLNSVFFGGTAFGIDEAADFYFGKEPSQLSLAESAMLVGILPAPNAYSPTLGNPTYARERQTTVLNRMVAEGYITQAEKQKALAETLHYQKPDEQDKGVAPHFAEMVLKELYDKYGQEKVLRSGYQVKTTLDLGMQKAANQAVSDGMAHIQAYGGSNASVVAIDPKTGEVRALVGSADYDNTKFGKVNMATTPRQPGSSFKPIYYSDALENGTVTPVTVLDDKATDFGGGYRPQNADRTFHGKVTVRQALDWSLNIPAIKVMQKEGVANAVEAAKDLGITTLKDSGDYGLSLALGSAEVPLMEMTNAYAAFANQGQQYDHHIIKSIQDKYSKVIFASDRTSHKAISVQGAYLISNILSDNTTRARIFGNSLTVYGTDGQIKTAAVKTGTTDDSKDAWTIGYTPEISVGVWVGNNDNTAMYSGGSDMAGPIWRQLMRYSIGNKNPSFVQPSGITKATVCTDIGVLTDVFLSSNVPKECEKKKPVENEKKDPTKTNKQNTEKCTVTGKENLDASDPDCKVDMCPYDGLGDIAQNDPNCIDPATADDDGDGVMNDTDQCPNTPEGTLVDDKGCLVVNQPNTSSP; translated from the coding sequence ATGTATCGCCAAGGCAAATACACGAAGAAAGTCGGACCGCTTGCAGCGTCGAAACAGTTTCTAGATCGCCGTTGGAAATGGTTTAAGAAACTGAGTCGGCCAAAGAAAGCGCTGGTGATCGGTGCACCGATCTTAGCATTTCTTATCATTACACCGCTGGTGACCTACATCTCCTATTATAACGATATCGGCAACACTGAGCGGCTGATGAACCGGAATAATACCGGAATCGTCCTCGAAGACAGAAATGGTAAGGCGTTTTTTAGCTCGGGTCGAGCCGTACATCGTACGCTCGTACCACTCGATAAGATTTCAGACAATCTTGAACACGCACTTATCGCGTCAGAGGATAAGGATTTCTATCGCCACGAGGGATTTTCGGTTGCGGGTATTTTCCGCTCGCTTTTCAAAAACGTGTCATCGGGCAAAATAGCCGGCGGCGGTTCGACGCTTACGCAGCAGCTGGCAAAAAATACGCTTCTCACTGAGCAGCAAACTATTCTGCGCAAATATCAGGAATTGACTATTTCGATCGCCATTGAGCAACGCTATAGTAAAGACGAAATCCTCGATATGTATCTTAATTCGGTCTTCTTCGGCGGAACGGCTTTTGGTATTGATGAAGCGGCGGACTTCTATTTCGGCAAAGAACCGAGTCAACTAAGCTTGGCAGAGAGTGCCATGCTCGTCGGTATCCTACCGGCGCCAAACGCCTACTCGCCGACCCTCGGTAACCCGACGTATGCCCGTGAGCGCCAGACGACGGTGCTCAACCGTATGGTAGCGGAGGGCTACATTACCCAGGCAGAGAAGCAAAAAGCTTTAGCTGAGACACTCCATTATCAAAAACCGGACGAACAAGACAAGGGTGTGGCACCCCATTTTGCCGAAATGGTGCTTAAAGAACTCTACGACAAGTATGGCCAGGAGAAGGTACTTCGTTCCGGCTATCAGGTAAAGACGACGCTTGATCTTGGCATGCAAAAAGCAGCCAACCAGGCAGTCAGCGATGGTATGGCGCACATCCAGGCCTATGGCGGCAGTAACGCGAGCGTGGTAGCGATTGACCCAAAGACAGGCGAGGTGCGGGCACTCGTGGGGAGCGCCGACTATGACAATACAAAATTTGGTAAGGTAAATATGGCGACGACGCCGCGGCAACCTGGTTCGAGCTTTAAGCCGATTTACTATAGTGATGCGCTCGAAAATGGTACGGTTACTCCCGTAACGGTGCTGGACGACAAAGCGACTGATTTTGGCGGTGGTTACCGGCCGCAAAATGCTGATCGAACATTTCATGGCAAAGTAACCGTGCGCCAGGCACTTGACTGGTCGCTCAATATTCCGGCTATCAAAGTTATGCAGAAAGAAGGCGTCGCCAATGCCGTTGAGGCGGCAAAAGATCTCGGCATCACGACGTTGAAAGACTCGGGTGATTATGGCCTGTCGTTGGCGCTTGGCTCGGCTGAAGTGCCGCTCATGGAAATGACCAATGCCTATGCTGCCTTTGCCAACCAGGGTCAACAGTACGACCATCACATCATCAAATCGATCCAGGATAAGTATAGTAAGGTTATTTTTGCGAGTGATCGTACAAGCCATAAGGCGATTAGTGTCCAAGGCGCCTATCTCATTTCCAATATCTTGTCCGACAACACAACGCGTGCCCGGATCTTTGGTAATTCTTTAACGGTGTACGGCACCGACGGCCAGATAAAGACGGCAGCGGTCAAGACCGGCACAACCGATGACAGCAAAGATGCTTGGACGATCGGTTATACGCCAGAAATCAGCGTCGGCGTATGGGTAGGCAACAACGACAATACAGCAATGTATAGTGGTGGCTCGGACATGGCCGGACCAATCTGGCGTCAGCTAATGCGGTACAGTATCGGTAACAAAAATCCATCTTTTGTTCAGCCAAGCGGTATTACGAAGGCTACGGTCTGTACTGATATTGGTGTGTTGACCGATGTTTTCTTGAGTAGTAATGTTCCGAAAGAGTGTGAGAAAAAGAAGCCTGTGGAGAATGAAAAAAAAGACCCCACCAAAACAAACAAGCAAAACACTGAGAAATGTACGGTCACGGGCAAGGAAAACCTTGATGCCAGTGATCCAGACTGTAAGGTAGATATGTGTCCGTATGATGGCCTCGGGGACATCGCTCAGAATGATCCGAATTGCATTGATCCGGCGACGGCTGATGATGATGGTGACGGCGTGATGAATGATACCGATCAGTGTCCGAATACTCCAGAGGGCACACTTGTTGATGATAAAGGTTGTCTGGTTGTAAACCAGCCTAACACCTCATCACCATAG
- a CDS encoding Protein RecA (RAAC3_TM7_1_166), which produces MAKKAEKPAVSTEKPDNEGKMKALGLAMDQITKQFGDGSIMKLGDQKRANVELLPSGALSLDIALGGGYPKGRIIEVYGPESSGKTTLTLHAIAEIQKQGGTAAFIDAEHALDPNYAKKLGVDTDNLLVSQPDNGEQALEIAETLVRSNAVDLIVIDSVAALVPQAEIDGDMGDSHMGLQARLMSQALRKLTGIINKSKATVIFINQIRMKIGVMFGNPETTTGGNALKFYASVRLDIRRIGQLKIGEEIIGNRTKVKVVKNKIAPPFRLAEFDIMYNEGISKTGDVLDLAVQHEIVGKSGAWFDYKEEKIGQGREAVKKYLKENPKVLDEIEKTVRTKVAEAEA; this is translated from the coding sequence ATGGCGAAAAAGGCAGAGAAACCGGCTGTTTCAACTGAAAAACCAGACAATGAAGGCAAGATGAAAGCACTTGGCCTGGCGATGGATCAGATCACCAAGCAGTTTGGCGATGGCTCGATTATGAAACTCGGCGACCAAAAGCGGGCGAATGTGGAACTACTCCCGAGTGGCGCACTCAGCCTCGATATCGCGCTTGGCGGCGGCTATCCGAAAGGTCGTATTATTGAGGTCTATGGCCCCGAATCAAGCGGTAAAACAACGCTGACACTACACGCTATCGCTGAGATCCAGAAGCAAGGTGGCACAGCGGCCTTTATCGACGCCGAGCATGCGCTTGATCCGAACTATGCGAAGAAGCTGGGGGTCGACACGGACAATCTGCTTGTTTCGCAGCCAGACAACGGTGAGCAGGCGCTCGAGATCGCTGAGACGCTGGTACGCTCCAATGCGGTTGATTTGATCGTCATCGACTCGGTCGCAGCACTCGTGCCACAGGCTGAAATTGATGGTGATATGGGCGACAGTCACATGGGGCTCCAAGCTCGTTTAATGAGCCAGGCGCTGCGCAAGTTGACCGGTATTATCAACAAGAGTAAGGCCACCGTTATCTTCATCAACCAGATCCGTATGAAAATCGGCGTGATGTTTGGTAACCCGGAGACCACGACTGGTGGTAACGCACTGAAGTTCTACGCTTCGGTTCGTCTCGATATTCGCCGTATCGGACAGCTGAAGATTGGCGAGGAGATTATAGGCAACCGCACCAAAGTGAAGGTGGTCAAGAATAAGATTGCGCCGCCATTTAGGCTCGCCGAATTTGACATCATGTACAATGAGGGCATCTCTAAAACCGGCGACGTCCTCGACCTAGCCGTCCAGCACGAAATAGTAGGTAAATCAGGCGCGTGGTTTGACTACAAAGAAGAAAAAATCGGGCAAGGCCGAGAAGCCGTCAAGAAGTACCTAAAAGAAAATCCAAAAGTGCTCGACGAGATTGAAAAGACCGTTCGCACAAAAGTCGCCGAAGCCGAGGCATGA
- a CDS encoding hypothetical protein (RAAC3_TM7_1_161) yields the protein MIRDKVPSRFTAATFRMVLATGVVLLIIGIAAGYGFGIKLLHEYAIEVSHKKVDALASNSNIQTLQKLDQQLTSYKDALQKAESLKISGEFPEFRIVEEVQSVAKQNGIGISSYNYGGAGDTTTADTGISTTTPGAAPVAGSTQSTSDKISLTVNLVSPVSYKNLLQFLYDVEHHIPKMELDGISISPAGAGNDMVSVQAVSIQMYARK from the coding sequence ATGATACGAGATAAAGTCCCTTCTCGGTTTACTGCAGCCACCTTCCGTATGGTACTTGCGACCGGTGTCGTCCTCTTAATCATCGGCATAGCTGCTGGCTACGGCTTCGGTATCAAACTGCTCCATGAATACGCCATAGAAGTCAGCCACAAAAAAGTCGACGCACTTGCCAGCAACAGTAATATACAAACACTCCAAAAGCTCGACCAGCAGCTAACAAGCTATAAAGACGCTCTGCAAAAAGCCGAATCGCTCAAAATAAGCGGCGAGTTCCCTGAGTTTCGTATTGTCGAAGAAGTCCAATCAGTCGCAAAGCAGAACGGTATTGGCATCTCTAGCTATAATTATGGCGGTGCCGGTGACACTACGACTGCCGACACGGGCATCTCTACCACCACTCCCGGTGCTGCTCCCGTCGCAGGTTCGACACAAAGCACGAGCGACAAGATCTCCCTTACTGTCAATCTAGTCAGTCCCGTCAGCTACAAGAATCTGCTGCAATTCCTTTACGATGTTGAGCACCATATTCCAAAAATGGAGCTTGACGGTATCAGTATCTCGCCGGCAGGTGCAGGAAATGACATGGTTTCAGTTCAAGCGGTTTCAATTCAAATGTATGCAAGGAAATAG